The proteins below are encoded in one region of Oryzias melastigma strain HK-1 linkage group LG7, ASM292280v2, whole genome shotgun sequence:
- the uhrf1bp1 gene encoding UHRF1-binding protein 1 produces MAGIIKKQILKHLSRFTKNLSPDKINLSTLKGEGQLSNLELDEEVLQNMLDLPTWLAVTRVYCNKAAIRIQWTKLKTSPICLFLDKVEVEMRTCEEPRPPNGPSPIAITAGQSEYGFAEKVVEGMSVRINSITIKVQARAFHASFELWQLQGNSLNPKWQRSDLRYTRITDPKRGEVLTFKEINWQSLRIEADAIESDDQDLGNTPLRLITNQGRIRIALKRRIKDCNVLASKLLFILDDLLWVLTDSQLKAIIHYAKSLSEGMEKSAQQRKSMTAESLQTAPPSPGLHSLWTEPPPSSTSTPTNISQYFDLYDVKESSYHTFISRLDLHICNDSSSMDEDEAPPPGLQGAMQLTLRKLGFDYYPIHRPADGCRHWERYNGAMEAQAQWAAKLLQEYQRRAEACGFPGPHAEVSQPNKDSPAKTVQDGQASTNSNNLSKEQRTSRNSGPASAEVSMKRLRSSCVVIRMDDVDIHQVSTRARQNKKTNSLLSCNRKLLRLPDNVPAVHLQFTEYYFPDNSSLPVPTSNLYAQLNSLQLCVDSASILWISLFSKGLLHTLDQVKAFYHLQDSNKVEEHVDIRMDAAQLKLIVPLDSSILDHPERPQSLSVIVPQMALSNTRHCPHGSRADLSSTCEKFASCSFFQLAAGCTFPREPSAFHPIPSAFTQHSNERELQPLTRKQLRSQDVWSLSLSRVTLGFDGARRFPKGKTQPFVEPFTVSVWMCQPPAFQSESLSSPSSPDGAHPCCSEPEPSEGQSELASIHILAHTITPVRMWLNHYQYVALLRMKDALARLGAELGRDVRGLKQTLGQKTGPPTVCFAFLASSVELGLLLPPVLTEQEDEVPQTPETDSPSITDCDVSPTHQPIAVEREDSGLENGLSSINTGTTAFDQDEQDGAVEEAYEAVEEGPEANGLASEEDTAILSPPLSPGGPSPVISREPSTFSLDGDLSSAISVTKDVTKDAISASLDLTKGAFSITKDAFSMLSRGSGMSKLFSAQAREQGQRSEESSPSSRHKTMKQSHSQQSFDSAILDGSLPDENLSIDSDLSDNFVVLMDSESGRESIRLNSTAADSRGSPAPGTEGGSSADLSSSLSQSTEDLSQEMSSVLLLVLSGIACTLDMRGEHQVVAVQTQSLTPVQMGNISQSDILAGLVQAPSEPVQGYERRGDAPVLRMRAETGPSAALAESSGFLDVRVQDCRADLLASTVANIGPFLEDEFSVDGQPMKLHMSNITITMKDDGPRIYPTAPQPVPAKFIIDHLLMERSDDGIMRVKTDRADPKLAADVPPAASADAICSESDQREKERQTTESQLCQMQAALTQALQEKERLLLEVRKYNPAFTL; encoded by the exons ATGGCGgggattattaaaaaacaaatcctcaAACATTTATCAAG GTTCACCAAGAACCTTTCTCCAGACAAGATCAACCTGAGCACCCTGAAGGGCGAGGGCCAGCTCTCCAACCTGGAGCTCGATGAGGAGGTTCTGCAGAACATGCTGGACCTGCCGACCTGGCTGGCTGTCACTCGGGTGTACTGCAACAAGGCCGCCATTAGG ATACAATGGACAAAGTTGAAAACAAGCCCCATCTGCTTG TTCTTGGATAAGGTGGAGGTTGAGATGAGAACTTGTGAAGAGCCTCGTCCACCTAATGGGCCTTCTCCCATCGCGATAACGGCAGGCCAGAG TGAGTACGGCTTTGCCGAGAAAGTGGTGGAGGGCATGTCCGTCAGGATTAACTCCATTACCATCAAGGTGCAGGCTCGCGCCTTCCACGCGTCCTTCGAGCTCTGGCAGCTGCAGGGCAACAGCCTCAACCCCAAATGGCAGCGCAGTGACCTTCGCTACACCCGCATCACCGACCCCAAGAGAGGAGAG GTGctgacatttaaagaaattaactGGCAGAGTCTACGAATTGAGGCAGACGCCATTGAGAGCGATGACCAGGACCTCGGGAACACCCCACTGCGCCTCATCACCAACCAGGGGCGCATTCGGATTGCCCTTAAACGCCGA ATAAAGGACTGTAATGTGTTGGCGTCTAAGCTGCTTTTCATTCTGGACGACTTGTTGTGGGTGTTGACGGACTCTCAGCTCAAAGCCATCATTCATTATGCCAAATCTCTGAGTGAGGGGATGGAGAAGTCGGCGCAGCAGAGGAAAAGCATGACCGCCGAGTCTTTACAG ACTGCACCTCCTTCTCCTGGACTACACAGCCTGTGGACAGAACCCCCTCCTTCCTCCACAAGTACCCCCACCAACATAAGTCAGTATTTTGACCTCTATGACGTCAAGGAGTCTTCCTATCACACCTTCATCTCCCGCCTGGACTTACACATATGCAACGACAGCTCCTCGATGGATGAAG ACGAAGCTCCCCCGCCTGGCTTGCAAGGTGCCATGCAGCTGACCTTGAGGAAGCTTGGCTTTGACTACTATCCTATTCACAGACCTG CTGACGGATGTCGACACTGGGAACGTTACAATGGAGCTATGGAGGCCCAGGCCCAGTGGGCTGccaagctgctgcaggagtACCAGAGACGAGCGGAGGCCTGCGGGTTCCCAGGTCCACATGCTGAGGTCTCTCAGCCAAACAAGGACTCCCCTGCTAAAACTGTCCAAG ATGGACAAGCCAGCACTAACTCAAATAACTTGAGCAAAGAGCAGAGAACCAGCAGAAATTCCGGGCCAGCGAGTGCAGAGGTATCGATGAAGAGACTGAGATCCAGCTGTGTGGTGATCAGGATGGATGACGTGGACATTCACCAG GTGTCTACAAGGGCGCGTCAAAACAAGAAGACCAATTCTTTACTATCCTGTAACCGTAAACTTCTGCGATTGCCTGATAATGTACCGGCGGTCCATCTGCAGTTTACAGAATACTACTTTCCTGACAACTCCAGTTTACCAG TCCCCACCTCAAACCTGTATGCTCAGCTAAACAGCCTCCAGCTGTGTGTGGACTCTGCCAGCATTTTGTGGATCAGTCTGTTTTCCAAAGGCCTCCTGCACACACTGGATCAGGTCAAAGCTTTCTACCATTTGCAGGATAGCAATAAAGTTGAAGAACATGTAGATATTCGCATGGATGCAGCTCAACTTAAG ctaattGTCCCCCTAGATTCATCCATACTGGACCACCCAGAACGCCCACAATCCCTTTCTGTTATCGTACCCCAGATGGCTCTCAGCAACACCCGCCACTGTCCTCACGGCTCTAGGGCTGACCTCAGCAGCACCTGTGAAAAGTTCGCCAGCTGCTCTTTCTTCCAGCTGGCAGCAGGTTGCACTTTTCCCAGAGAGCCAAGTGCCTTCCATCCCATTCCCTCCGCCTTCACTCAGCACTCCAATGAAAGGGAACTCCAGCCTCTAACCAGAAAGCAGCTACGATCTCAGGACGTCTGGTCTCTCAGCTTGTCCCGTGTCACTCTTGGCTTTGACGGAGCGCGGCGCTTCCCCAAAGGGAAAACTCAGCCTTTCGTTGAGCCCTTCACGGTTTCCGTGTGGATGTGTCAACCACCTGCCTTTCAGAGTGAATCCTTGTCTTCTCCCTCTAGTCCTGACGGAGCTCATCCATGCTGTTCGGAACCGGAGCCTTCTGAGGGCCAATCTGAGCTCGCTTCCATCCACATTCTGGCCCACACCATCACCCCAGTGAGGATGTGGCTTAACCACTACCAGTACGTCGCCCTTCTGAGGATGAAGGACGCCTTGGCGCGGTTGGGTGCAGAGTTGGGCCGGGATGTGCGAGGACTTAAGCAGACACTGGGCCAGAAGACGGGACCTCCTacagtttgttttgctttcttgGCTAGCTCGGTGGAACTGGGTCTCCTTCTGCCTCCAGTCTTAACGGAGCAAGAGGATGAGGTTCCTCAAACTCCAGAAACGGACAGCCCAAGCATCACAGACTGTGACGTGTCCCCAACACATCAGCCAATCGCTGTAGAGCGGGAGGACAGTGGGTTAGAAAATGGACTCTCCTCCATCAATACAGGCACAACCGCGTTCGATCAGGACGAACAGGACGGGGCGGTGGAGGAGGCGTATGAGGCCGTAGAGGAGGGCCCGGAGGCTAACGGACTGGCATCAGAGGAGGACACTGCAATCCTGTCGCCTCCCCTTTCACCCGGTGGACCCTCTCCAGTCATCTCCCGAGAACCATCTACCTTCAGCTTAGACGGCGATCTGTCGAGCGCCATCAGTGTCACCAAGGATGTCACCAAAGACGCCATCAGTGCCTCGCTGGACTTGACCAAAGGGGCTTTTTCAATAACTAAAGATGCCTTTAGCATGCTCAGCCGGGGATCTGGCATGAGCAAGCTGTTTAGTGCACAGGCAAG GGAACAGGGTCAGCGCTCAGAGGAGTCCTCCCCTTCTTCACGTCACAAAACCATGAAGCAATCGCATTCTCAGCAGTCCTTCGACAGCGCCATCCTGGATGGCAGTCTTCCTGATGAAAACCTTTCCATCGACAGCGATTTGAGCGACAATTTTGTTGTTCTCATGGACTCAG AATCCGGTAGGGAGTCCATTCGACTGAACAGCACAGCTGCAGACAGTCGAGGGAGTCCGGCCCCAGGGACGGAAGGAGGCTCATCCGCTGATCTAAGCAGCTCCCTGTCTCAAAGTACTGAGGATTTGTCACAGGAAATG TCATCAGTGCTGCTGCTGGTCCTGAGTGGAATAGCCTGTACCTTGGACATGCGTGGAGAACACCAGGTTGTAGCAGTCCAAACTCAGAGTCTGACCCCTGTGCAGATGGGCAACATCAGCCAATCGGACATTCTGGCCGGTCTTGTTCAAG ctccaaGTGAGCCAGTGCAGGGATACGAAAGGCGGGGGGACGCTCCCGTTTTGCGCATGCGGGCAGAAACGGGCCCATCCGCAGCTCTGGCCGAGTCGTCGGGCTTTCTGGATGTACGAGTGCAGGACTGCCGGGCGGACTTGCTAGCCTCAACAGTGGCTAACATCGGCCCTTTCCTTGAAGATGAATTCAGCGTGGACGGGCAGCCGATGAAGCTTCACATGAGTAACATCACCATCACCATGAAG GATGATGGTCCCAGGATTTACCCAACAGCCCCCCAGCCTGTCCCTGCCAAATTCATCATCGATCATCTGCTTATGGAGCGAAGCGATGACGGCATCATGAGAGTCAAAA CTGACAGAGCAGACCCCAAACTGGCAGCTGACGTCCCCCCAGCTGCTTCCGCTGATGCTATCTGTTCTGAATCTGACCAACGGGAGAAAGAG AGACAAACCACAGAGTCCCAACTCTGCCAAATGCAAGCTGCCCTCACCCAGGCCCTGCAAGAGAAAGAGCGCCTCCTTCTGGAAGTTAGGAAATACAACCCTGCGTTTACTCTTTAA
- the LOC112158742 gene encoding protein ILRUN, whose product MESMDLDLDQELMQKFSCMGTTDKDILISEFQRLLGFQLNPAGCAFFLDMTNWNLQAAIGAYYDFESPNISAPGMSFVKDVTIGEGESVPPDTTFTKTWRIQNTGAESWPPGVCLKYVGGDQFGHVNMVMVRSLDPQEMTDVSVQMHSPVSPGMYQGQWRMCTATGLYYGDVIWVILSVEVGGLLGVTQQLSSFQAEFNTQPHRSLEGDYNPFASPQKSKCPSSSNNNHLNSDSSHRGAEERWQEGPHQLQQDQNGLSNNSVDLVANSLQSNLSIVSCNQIQEPSPFGHS is encoded by the exons ATGGAGAGCatggacctggacctggaccagGAGCTCATGCAGAAGTTCAGCTGCATGGGGACCACGGACAAAGATATTTTGATATCGGAGTTTCAGAGGCTTCTCGGCTTTCAGCTAAACCCCGCCGGCTGCGCCTTCTTTCTGGACATGACCAACTG GAATTTACAGGCTGCTATTGGAGCTTACTACGACTTTGAAAGTCCCAATATCAGTGCGCCGGGCATGTCCTTTGTGAAGGATGTAACCATCGGCGAGGGGGAATCTGTTCCACCTGACACAACCTTTACGAAGACCTGGAGGATACAGAACACAG GTGCAGAGTCGTGGCCTCCGGGTGTCTGTCTGAAGTACGTGGGAGGAGACCAGTTCGGACACGTGAACATGGTGATGGTGCGCTCTCTGGATCCCCAGGAAATGACGGATGTCAGTGTACAGATGCACAGCCCAGTTTCCCCTGGCATGTACCAGGGTCAGTGGAGAATGTGCACAGCAACAGGACTCTACTATGGAG ACGTCATCTGGGTGATCCTGAGCGTGGAGGTTGGAGGACTCCTTGGCGTTACGCAGCAGCTGTCCTCCTTCCAAGCGGAGTTCAACACCCAGCCTCACCGCAGCCTGGAGGGTGACTACAACCCCTTCGCCTCGCCACAGAAAAGCAAGTGccccagcagcagcaacaacaatCACCTGAACAGTGACAGCAGCCATAGAGGCGCAGAGGAGCGCTGGCAGGAGGGCCCAcaccagctgcagcaggaccAGAACGGACTTTCAAACAACTCTGTGGATTTAGTAGCAAATAGTCTACAAAGCAATCTGTCTATAGTCTCTTGTAACCAG ATCCAGGAGCCCTCTCCTTTTGGGCACTCTTAA